From the Carassius gibelio isolate Cgi1373 ecotype wild population from Czech Republic chromosome B25, carGib1.2-hapl.c, whole genome shotgun sequence genome, one window contains:
- the bet1l gene encoding BET1-like protein has translation MADTWNRGHGAVDDMLDAENRLMAENLASKVSRLKSLAYDIDKDAEEQNTYLDGMDSNFLSATGLLTGSVKRFSTMVRSGRDNRKILCYISVGLVVVFFLLYYLVSRLQN, from the exons ATGGCTGATACATGGAATCGAG GACATGGTGCTGTGGATGACATGTTGGATGCTGAAAACAGACTGATGGCAGAAAATCTGGCCAGTAAAGTCTCTAGACTCAAATCT CTGGCGTATGACATTGACAAAGATGCAGAGGAGCAGAACACATACTTGGATGGCATG GACTCCAATTTTCTCAGTGCAACTGGCCTGTTGACTGGAAGTGTGAAGAGGTTTTCCACAATGGTACGATCCGGCCGAGACAACAGAAAGATCTTGTGTTACATATCCGTGGGTTTGGTTGTGGTCTTCTTCCTGCTGTACTATCTAGTGTCACGGCTCCAGAACTAA
- the arpp19b gene encoding cAMP-regulated phosphoprotein 19b isoform X2: MSGEVEASTEEQQEMQDTVVSPEKAEEVKLKARYPHLGTRPGGSDLLRKRLQKGQKYFDSGDYNMAKAKMKNKQLPTAAAEKTEITGDHIPTPQDLPQRKQSLVASKLAV; the protein is encoded by the exons ATGTCCGGTGAAGTGGAGGCGAGCACGGAGGAGCAGCAG GAGATGCAGGACACTGTTGTAAGTCCAGAAAAGGCTGAAGAAGTCAAACTGAAGGCCCGATACCCCCATCTCGGGACCAGGCCCGGGGGGTCTGATCTTTTGCGAAAAAGACTCCAaaaaggg CAAAAATACTTCGACTCGGGCGACTATAACATGGCCAAAGCCAAGATGAAGAACAAGCAGCTCCCAACAGCAGCGGCGGAGAAGACGGAGATCACTGGAGACCACATCCCCACCCCTCAGGACCTGCCCCAGCGCAAACAGTCCCTggtggccagcaaactcgccgtCTGA
- the arpp19b gene encoding cAMP-regulated phosphoprotein 19b isoform X1: MSGEVEASTEEQQEMQDTVVSPEKAEEVKLKARYPHLGTRPGGSDLLRKRLQKGQQKYFDSGDYNMAKAKMKNKQLPTAAAEKTEITGDHIPTPQDLPQRKQSLVASKLAV; encoded by the exons ATGTCCGGTGAAGTGGAGGCGAGCACGGAGGAGCAGCAG GAGATGCAGGACACTGTTGTAAGTCCAGAAAAGGCTGAAGAAGTCAAACTGAAGGCCCGATACCCCCATCTCGGGACCAGGCCCGGGGGGTCTGATCTTTTGCGAAAAAGACTCCAaaaaggg CAGCAAAAATACTTCGACTCGGGCGACTATAACATGGCCAAAGCCAAGATGAAGAACAAGCAGCTCCCAACAGCAGCGGCGGAGAAGACGGAGATCACTGGAGACCACATCCCCACCCCTCAGGACCTGCCCCAGCGCAAACAGTCCCTggtggccagcaaactcgccgtCTGA
- the LOC128014616 gene encoding CD59 glycoprotein produces the protein MKCSLGLFLLVCCVTLSLGSSLRCYRCEDYTGGRCEVQEVCSYEDACLYLHEKGGKTIRRCIRYTDCDNSRLSQQFPSIYEYTYRCCNSDLCNSGPATAASMWLLSLLAVPISLWSCCITA, from the exons ATGAAGTGCTCTCTTGGACTTTTTCTATTGGTCTGTTGTGTGACTCTTAGCTTGG GCTCGTCTCTTCGATGCTACAGGTGTGAGGATTACACTGGGGGACGATGTGAAGTGCAGGAAGTTTGTTCTTATGAGGATGCATGTTTATATCTTCATGAGAAAG GTGGGAAGACCATTCGCCGGTGCATTCGTTACACTGACTGTGATAACTCTCGTCTGTCCCAGCAGTTTCCGTCTATATATGAATATACTTACAGGTGCTGCAACAGCGACCTTTGTAACAGTGGACCAGCGACCGCAGCAAGCATGTGGCTCTTATCTCTGCTGGCAGTGCCCATCAGCCTGTGGTCCTGCTGCATCACTGCATGA
- the kcnj11l gene encoding potassium inwardly rectifying channel subfamily J member 11, like, protein MLARKGLLSDGFLLTRLAEDATLPSRIRPKSQRARFITKSGSCNVAHKNIREQGRFLQDVFTTMVDLKWQHSLLIFTSAFLCSWMLFAMVWWLLAFAHGDLEPRDPNEPGPVPCVTSIHSFTSAFLFSIEVQVTIGFGGRMVTEECPLAIIVLIIQNILGLIINAIMLGCVFMKTAQANRRAETLIFSRNAVIAPRNGRPTFMFRVGDLRKSMIISATIQLQVIRRTVTAEGEVIPVCQLDIQVENPLRSNGIFLVSPLIISHTIDRGSPLYEVSAQSLATEDLEIIVILEGVVETTGITMQARTSYTPEEILWGRRFVSIMTEEDGRYSVDYSKFGNTVPVRMPALSAKELDHTRGVQDSGPHEGKPQGWGLVRAGRGGYRRGGGRACDDMTAKPWYVQTEKEEEKKGQKKTVKLEEIGREMEEETMEDMSD, encoded by the exons ATGTTGGCCCGCAAAGGCCTTTTGTCTGATGGTTTCCTTTTAACACGACTCGCAGAAGATGCCACACTACCCAGTCGCATCCGACCAAAGTCACAGAGGGCACGTTTCATCACCAAGAGCGGGTCTTGTAATGTTGCCCACAAGAATATACGAGAACAG GGCCGGTTCCTCCAAGATGTTTTCACCACCATGGTGGACCTCAAATGGCAGCATTCCCTGCTCATCTTCACTTCGGCGTTCCTTTGCTCCTGGATGCTCTTTGCCATGGTGTGGTGGCTCTTAGCGTTCGCTCACGGTGATCTGGAGCCTCGAGATCCCAACGAGCCTGGGCCTGTGCCATGTGTCACTTCCATTCACTCCTTCACCTCTGCCTTTCTGTTCTCTATCGAGGTGCAG GTGACTATTGGTTTTGGAGGACGAATGGTGACTGAGGAATGTCCACTGGCCATCATAGTCCTCATTATCCAGAACATTCTGGGCTTGATCATCAACGCCATCATGCTGGGCTGTGTTTTCATGAAGACAGCTCAAGCCAACCGGAGAGCAGAGACCCTCATCTTCTCGCGTAACGCAGTCATTGCACCGCGGAACGGCCGACCAACGTTCATGTTCCGTGTGGGGGATCTGAGGAAGAGCATGATCATCTCGGCCACCATACAGCTGCAG GTGATTCGGCGGACAGTGACTGCGGAGGGTGAGGTGATTCCTGTTTGCCAGCTTGATATCCAGGTGGAAAACCCTCTCAGGAGCAATGGCATATTCCTGGTCTCGCCACTTATAATCAGTCACACCATTGACAGAGGAAGTCCGCTGTACGAGGTCTCAGCACAGTCACTGGCTACCGAAGACCTGGAGATCATTGTCATTTTGGAAG GTGTTGTTGAGACCACTGGCATCACAATGCAGGCCCGCACATCCTACACACCAGAGGAGATCTTGTGGGGTCGGCGCTTCGTCTCCATTATGACAGAGGAAGATGGGCGCTACTCTGTCGACTACTCCAAATTTGGAAACACCGTCCCAGTCCGCATGCCGGCTCTCAGTGCTAAGGAGCTGGACCACACCAGAGGTGTGCAAGACAGTGGACCCCACGAGGGTAAACCTCAGGGCTGGGGGCTGGTGAGGGCAGGACGGGGTGGTTACAGGAGGGGTGGTGGCAGGGCCTGCGATGACATGACAGCCAAGCCTTGGTACGTGCAAAcagagaaggaggaggagaagaagggTCAAAAGAAAACAGTGAAACTTGAGGAAATAGGCAGAGAGATGGAAGAAGAAACAATGGAGGACATGAGTGATtag